From the Hymenobacter yonginensis genome, one window contains:
- a CDS encoding SusC/RagA family TonB-linked outer membrane protein, with protein sequence MSHNWYKQYNSDAQPAALAGLRHPAGFRLLLLSILLVLLPLLSQAQNRAISGRVLDAQSNPLPGVTVVVTGTTIGTSTGSDGRFELQAPPTATTLNISYVGYSAQQISITDKTSVQVTLKEDAQALGDVVVVGYGTARKQDVTGAVTVIGEKDFNRGTFTSPDQLLQGRVSGVQVSNNSGQPGGPSTIRIRGNSAVTGSGQPLYVVDGVPLDGRTARPGLVASADVGAGADSNPLNFLNPDDIETFTVLKDASATAIYGSRAAYGVVLITTKKGNTGAPVLNVGASTGFSTLLRRPEFLDASQYREAIRYYGAPAANDKGGDVDALDEILRTGYLQNYNVGMSGGSETGRYRLSLGYLNQDGIVRRTGFKKYSANLSTNLQFLESKKLGLDINIATSQFREQLANITTDAGFRGSLIGQALQWNPTQPLRNPDGSLYIVAGDVVNPLAAQELFNDNSRVNTILASIAPSYKFTDWLNYRVALSVNYNSGERRTSLNQRLINYPGIENQGFAAISNNELTTQQIAHTLNFNKAVTTNLNLNAVLGYEYTKFINLGSSLSGFGNPATGGFGNFGLDYTDYIQTSATGSRSITSFNDPTSSLQSFFGRAILNFKNRYVLTGTIRRDESSKFGDNEKVGYFPSFAVAWDLSQEAFFPAERLTQLKLRAGYGLTGNQEFPAGAAQDRFEIRDNGAQIPLNSRNENLKWQADRQFNVGIDVGALDNRVTFSANYFNKTTSDILFPTVPGQPAPQVQAIFWDNLDGKIVNRGVEMELNTVLVRNEKVEVGFNANATFIRNEVQDLVGPDIITGAINGQGLSGATSQLIRNGYPINAFFLPQYNGLNEQGLSNPVDLANPVYAGSPNPRTLLGLSANARYGKLSLIANMTGAFGQYVYNNTLNAVGNVGQIGAGKNIALSTFENSIKESIGNPAAATTRYLEKGDYLKMSNLTLAYGFGDVGSFVKGARVYITGQNLFVITDYDGFDPEVNTVKRGANQVPSVGIDYLPYPSARTFTLGVNFNL encoded by the coding sequence ATGAGCCATAACTGGTACAAACAGTACAACTCGGATGCGCAGCCGGCCGCCTTGGCGGGGCTACGGCATCCTGCGGGCTTTCGGCTGCTGCTGCTCAGTATTCTGCTGGTGCTGCTGCCGCTGCTGAGCCAGGCCCAGAACCGCGCTATTTCGGGCCGGGTGCTGGATGCGCAGTCCAACCCGCTGCCGGGCGTGACGGTGGTGGTAACCGGTACCACCATCGGTACCAGCACCGGCTCCGATGGCCGGTTTGAGCTGCAGGCGCCCCCAACGGCTACTACGCTCAATATTTCCTACGTGGGCTACTCTGCCCAGCAGATCAGCATCACCGACAAAACCTCGGTGCAGGTGACGCTCAAGGAAGATGCCCAGGCCCTCGGCGACGTGGTGGTAGTGGGCTACGGAACGGCCCGCAAGCAGGACGTAACCGGCGCGGTGACGGTGATTGGCGAGAAAGACTTCAACCGCGGCACCTTCACCTCGCCCGACCAGCTGCTGCAGGGCCGCGTATCGGGGGTGCAGGTGAGCAACAACAGCGGCCAGCCCGGCGGCCCGTCCACCATCCGTATCCGCGGCAACTCGGCCGTGACGGGCAGTGGCCAGCCGCTGTACGTGGTAGATGGGGTGCCTCTGGACGGGCGCACCGCCCGGCCCGGTCTGGTAGCCTCAGCCGATGTGGGAGCAGGAGCCGACAGCAACCCGCTCAACTTCCTCAATCCGGATGATATTGAAACCTTCACCGTGCTGAAGGACGCTTCGGCCACGGCCATTTATGGCTCGCGCGCCGCCTATGGCGTGGTACTCATCACCACCAAAAAAGGCAACACGGGCGCCCCTGTGCTGAATGTAGGCGCATCTACGGGCTTCTCGACGCTGCTGCGCCGGCCCGAATTTCTTGACGCCAGCCAGTACCGCGAAGCTATCCGCTACTATGGCGCGCCGGCCGCCAACGACAAGGGCGGCGACGTAGATGCCCTGGATGAGATTTTGCGCACCGGCTACCTGCAGAACTACAATGTAGGCATGAGCGGCGGCAGCGAAACCGGCCGCTACCGCCTGTCGCTGGGCTACCTCAACCAGGATGGTATCGTGCGCAGAACCGGCTTCAAGAAGTACAGCGCCAACCTGTCTACGAACCTGCAGTTTCTGGAAAGTAAGAAGCTGGGCCTCGACATCAACATTGCTACCAGCCAGTTCCGCGAGCAGCTGGCCAACATCACCACCGACGCCGGCTTCCGGGGCAGCCTCATCGGGCAGGCTCTGCAGTGGAACCCCACGCAGCCGCTGCGCAACCCCGACGGCTCCCTCTACATCGTGGCCGGCGACGTGGTAAACCCACTGGCCGCGCAGGAGCTCTTCAACGACAACTCCCGGGTGAACACCATCCTGGCCAGCATTGCGCCTTCGTACAAGTTCACCGACTGGCTGAACTACCGCGTGGCGCTGAGCGTGAACTACAACAGCGGTGAGCGGCGCACGTCCCTCAACCAGCGCCTGATCAACTACCCCGGCATTGAAAATCAGGGCTTCGCTGCCATCAGCAACAACGAGCTGACCACGCAGCAAATAGCGCACACCCTGAACTTCAACAAGGCGGTTACGACCAACCTGAACCTGAACGCGGTGCTGGGCTACGAGTACACCAAGTTCATCAACCTGGGCTCCAGCCTGAGCGGCTTCGGCAACCCGGCTACGGGCGGCTTCGGCAACTTCGGCCTCGACTACACCGACTACATCCAGACGTCGGCCACCGGCTCGCGCAGCATCACCTCGTTCAACGACCCTACCTCGTCGTTGCAGTCGTTTTTCGGGCGGGCTATTCTGAACTTCAAGAACCGCTACGTGCTGACCGGTACGATCCGTCGTGACGAAAGCAGCAAGTTCGGCGACAACGAGAAAGTCGGGTATTTCCCCTCGTTTGCCGTGGCCTGGGATTTAAGCCAGGAAGCCTTCTTCCCGGCCGAGCGGCTCACTCAGCTGAAGCTGCGGGCCGGCTACGGCCTCACCGGCAACCAGGAGTTTCCGGCTGGTGCCGCCCAGGACCGTTTCGAAATCCGCGACAACGGCGCGCAGATTCCTCTCAACAGCCGCAACGAGAATCTGAAGTGGCAGGCTGACCGCCAGTTCAACGTCGGTATCGACGTGGGGGCCCTCGACAACCGCGTCACCTTCTCGGCCAACTACTTCAACAAAACCACGAGCGACATTCTGTTCCCAACCGTGCCCGGCCAGCCCGCGCCCCAGGTACAGGCTATCTTCTGGGACAACCTCGACGGCAAAATTGTGAACCGGGGAGTGGAAATGGAGCTGAATACGGTGCTGGTGCGCAATGAGAAAGTAGAAGTCGGCTTCAATGCCAATGCTACCTTCATCCGCAACGAAGTGCAAGACCTGGTAGGGCCCGACATTATCACCGGCGCCATCAACGGGCAAGGCCTGTCGGGGGCTACGTCGCAGCTGATCCGCAACGGCTACCCCATCAACGCCTTCTTCCTGCCCCAGTACAACGGCCTCAACGAGCAGGGCCTGTCCAACCCAGTAGACCTGGCCAACCCAGTGTACGCTGGCAGCCCGAACCCCCGCACGCTGCTGGGTTTGAGCGCCAATGCCCGCTACGGCAAACTATCGCTGATTGCCAACATGACCGGCGCCTTCGGCCAGTACGTCTACAACAACACGCTCAACGCAGTCGGCAACGTGGGCCAGATCGGGGCCGGCAAAAACATTGCCCTGTCCACGTTTGAAAACTCCATCAAGGAGTCCATCGGCAACCCGGCGGCAGCCACCACGCGCTACCTGGAGAAAGGCGACTATCTGAAAATGTCCAACCTGACGCTGGCGTACGGCTTCGGCGACGTGGGCAGCTTCGTGAAAGGCGCCCGGGTGTACATCACGGGGCAGAACCTGTTCGTGATTACCGACTACGACGGGTTCGACCCGGAAGTAAACACCGTGAAGCGCGGAGCCAACCAGGTGCCTTCGGTGGGCATTGATTACCTGCCGTACCCCAGCGCCCGCACCTTCACGCTCGGCGTCAATTTCAATCTGTAA
- a CDS encoding carbohydrate kinase family protein: MAITCFGEMLWDILPTGKQPGGAPLNVAVHLHNFGLEAQLISRLGHDELGAELREFVEGKGLSTRYVQQGETHLTGVVKANVSNNQEVTYKIVQPVAWDYIQYAPDLSALVEASEVFVYGSLAARSSGTRETLYRLLQQARLKVFDVNLRAPHYSRDVVTYLLRQADLVKLNHHELAEIMGWFGASAAEETALEWLAARFQLEAVCVTKGADGAVLWTGGQLYRSPGIAVQVQDTIGSGDAFLAALIRGWRGRQAPAEYLAFACAAGSLVASCRGATPAITESQVRSLLNAAPAV; this comes from the coding sequence ATGGCTATTACCTGCTTTGGAGAGATGCTGTGGGACATTCTGCCTACGGGAAAACAGCCGGGCGGGGCCCCGCTGAACGTGGCGGTGCACCTGCACAACTTCGGCTTGGAGGCCCAGCTCATCAGCCGGCTGGGCCACGACGAGCTGGGGGCGGAGCTGCGCGAATTTGTGGAAGGCAAGGGCCTGAGCACCCGCTACGTGCAGCAGGGCGAAACCCACCTGACGGGCGTGGTGAAGGCCAACGTGAGCAACAACCAGGAAGTGACCTACAAGATTGTGCAGCCCGTGGCCTGGGACTACATCCAGTACGCGCCCGACCTGAGCGCGCTGGTGGAGGCCTCGGAGGTGTTCGTGTACGGCAGCCTGGCCGCCCGCAGCTCCGGCACCCGCGAAACGCTGTACCGGCTGCTGCAGCAGGCCCGCCTGAAGGTGTTCGACGTGAACCTGCGCGCCCCGCACTACTCCCGCGACGTGGTGACTTACCTGCTGCGCCAGGCCGATCTGGTGAAGCTCAACCACCATGAGTTGGCCGAAATAATGGGCTGGTTTGGGGCCAGCGCCGCCGAAGAAACTGCCTTGGAGTGGCTGGCGGCCCGCTTTCAGCTGGAAGCCGTGTGCGTGACCAAAGGCGCCGACGGCGCCGTGCTCTGGACCGGCGGCCAACTCTACCGCAGCCCCGGCATTGCGGTGCAGGTGCAGGACACCATCGGGAGCGGCGACGCCTTTCTGGCGGCCCTCATCCGGGGCTGGCGCGGCCGGCAGGCCCCGGCCGAGTACCTGGCCTTTGCCTGCGCGGCCGGCTCGCTGGTGGCCAGCTGCCGCGGCGCCACGCCCGCCATTACCGAAAGCCAGGTGCGCAGCCTGCTGAATGCCGCGCCGGCCGTCTGA
- a CDS encoding glycoside hydrolase family 32 protein codes for MKSILSCALVLLGTLPCAAQTPAPDPYRPVYHFTAPKNWINDANGLIYSNGQYQLFYQYNPYSADPGHLSWGHATSPDLLRWTPQPVALTEYKNPDGSNTMIFSGSAVADKDNTSGLFPKGQTDGLVAFYTGHVERPGVVLRQHQNLAYSLDHGQTWQRYAQNPVLDIDSKEFRDPKVFWYAPQQKWVMATVKADRQEVYLYESKNLKNWTFLSRWGRAGNTVREWECPDLFELPVPGGGTKWVLLISAGNPTEQFRGQQYFLGSFDGRKFTPDQPYEEPSYLDFGKDFFAGVTFNDAPGNRRILVGWTNDWAYARDVPTGTEWRGNFAVPRELSLRRTAQGLALVQQPVPELRKIGKEALALKNQALKPGADAYELPFKSESYDLELTLKPGAAKALTLNVLQSETERTTLRYDVARQELTLDRTQSGNVAFHPLFASSLESARVPLRDGQLQLRLLVDKSVVEVFAQDGEVTLTDLVFPRQHAGRITLSADGGPAQITALRLTDLRQPLVP; via the coding sequence ATGAAATCCATCCTCTCCTGCGCTCTGGTTCTGCTCGGCACGCTTCCGTGTGCGGCCCAAACCCCTGCGCCCGACCCTTACCGGCCGGTGTACCACTTCACGGCCCCCAAAAACTGGATCAATGATGCCAATGGCCTGATCTACAGCAACGGGCAGTATCAGCTGTTCTACCAGTACAACCCCTACAGCGCCGACCCCGGCCACCTCAGCTGGGGCCACGCCACCAGCCCCGACCTACTGCGCTGGACGCCTCAGCCCGTGGCCCTCACCGAGTACAAGAACCCCGACGGTAGCAATACCATGATTTTCTCGGGCAGCGCCGTGGCCGACAAAGACAACACCTCCGGCCTGTTTCCGAAAGGCCAGACCGACGGCCTAGTGGCCTTCTACACCGGCCATGTGGAGCGCCCGGGCGTGGTGCTGCGCCAGCACCAGAACCTAGCCTACAGCCTCGACCACGGGCAGACCTGGCAGCGCTACGCCCAGAACCCCGTGCTCGACATCGACAGCAAGGAGTTCCGCGACCCCAAGGTGTTTTGGTATGCGCCCCAGCAGAAGTGGGTGATGGCCACCGTGAAGGCCGACCGCCAGGAGGTGTACCTCTACGAGTCGAAAAACCTGAAAAACTGGACCTTCCTGAGCCGCTGGGGCCGGGCCGGCAACACCGTGCGCGAGTGGGAGTGCCCCGACCTGTTTGAGCTGCCTGTGCCCGGCGGCGGCACCAAGTGGGTGCTGCTGATTTCGGCCGGCAACCCTACCGAGCAGTTCCGGGGCCAGCAGTACTTTCTGGGCAGCTTCGATGGCCGGAAATTCACGCCCGACCAGCCCTACGAGGAGCCCAGCTACCTCGATTTCGGTAAGGATTTCTTTGCCGGCGTGACCTTCAACGACGCCCCCGGCAACCGCCGCATTCTGGTGGGCTGGACCAACGACTGGGCCTACGCCCGCGACGTGCCCACCGGCACCGAGTGGCGCGGCAACTTTGCCGTGCCCCGCGAGCTGAGCTTGCGCCGCACCGCCCAGGGTTTGGCGCTGGTGCAGCAGCCGGTGCCGGAGCTGCGCAAAATCGGCAAGGAAGCCCTAGCCCTGAAAAACCAGGCCCTCAAGCCCGGCGCGGACGCCTACGAGCTGCCCTTCAAAAGCGAGTCCTACGACCTGGAGCTGACGCTGAAGCCCGGTGCAGCCAAGGCGCTGACCCTGAATGTACTGCAAAGTGAAACCGAGCGCACCACGCTCCGCTATGACGTAGCGCGCCAGGAGCTGACGCTCGACCGCACCCAATCGGGCAATGTTGCCTTTCACCCCTTGTTCGCCAGCAGCCTTGAATCGGCGCGCGTGCCCCTGCGCGACGGGCAGCTGCAACTGCGGCTGCTGGTGGACAAGTCGGTGGTGGAGGTATTTGCCCAGGACGGCGAAGTCACGCTTACCGACCTGGTGTTTCCACGCCAGCACGCCGGCCGCATCACGCTCAGCGCCGACGGTGGCCCGGCCCAGATAACGGCCCTGCGCCTCACCGACCTCCGCCAGCCCCTTGTGCCTTAG
- a CDS encoding RagB/SusD family nutrient uptake outer membrane protein: MKYAKIAYATALLAVLQGATSCDVDETLQGQLALDQIPRGDPAALLQGVYNAQRDPIQGHVSVFALAEVSTDARIMPTRGPDWDDNGKWRALFNHTWDGNNERVRDTFNQLEGIIFASTDLLRFNPTVQQDAESRFLRAWATFLLLDLYDQVLYREPGEPLNELAKVRKGTEALNYIVSELTAIQASLPDAPVSRATKDAARVLLMKCYLNKGVYANRASPTFAAADMNQVIALADQIINSNRYSFTPNYFDNFAPNNGAIGRENIFTQENTFGNAGPTRDSWKFVSHYNMRPVDGYNGPATTAEFYDLFEANDKRRGVAYDVAGGPANPGRRINVGFLVGQQYNLTTDAPLTTRGGAPLVFTREINLSETGPDLEAKGIRPVKYPVDYVSEGKGGNGCENDHVTFRLADVLLMKAEAIMRGGTPTSAGTYGNTALAIVNTLRTHPSRGASALGSLTLDVLLAERGRELYGESWRRQDMIRFGKFLQARKDKPQSDPKYLLYPIPKNQVDINRNITQNPGY; encoded by the coding sequence ATGAAATACGCTAAGATTGCCTATGCCACCGCCCTGCTGGCGGTGCTACAGGGAGCCACTAGCTGCGATGTTGATGAAACGCTACAAGGGCAGCTTGCACTAGACCAGATTCCGCGCGGCGACCCCGCGGCGTTGCTCCAGGGGGTGTACAATGCGCAGCGCGACCCGATTCAGGGCCACGTGAGCGTGTTTGCGCTGGCTGAGGTATCCACCGATGCCCGCATCATGCCTACCCGCGGGCCAGACTGGGACGACAACGGCAAGTGGCGGGCGCTGTTCAACCATACCTGGGACGGCAACAACGAGCGGGTGCGCGACACCTTCAACCAGCTGGAAGGCATCATTTTCGCCTCCACTGACTTGCTGCGTTTCAACCCTACCGTGCAGCAGGATGCCGAGTCCCGGTTTCTGCGGGCCTGGGCCACGTTCCTGCTCCTCGACCTCTACGACCAGGTGCTGTACCGCGAGCCAGGCGAGCCGCTGAACGAGCTGGCCAAGGTGCGGAAGGGCACCGAGGCACTCAACTACATCGTGAGTGAGCTGACTGCCATTCAGGCCAGCCTGCCCGACGCCCCCGTTAGCCGCGCCACCAAGGATGCCGCCCGGGTGCTGCTGATGAAGTGCTACCTCAACAAGGGCGTGTACGCCAACCGCGCCTCCCCGACCTTCGCCGCCGCCGACATGAACCAGGTGATTGCGCTGGCCGACCAGATCATCAACAGCAACCGCTACTCGTTCACGCCAAATTACTTCGACAACTTCGCGCCCAACAACGGGGCCATTGGCCGGGAAAACATCTTCACGCAGGAAAATACCTTCGGCAACGCCGGCCCTACGCGCGACTCCTGGAAGTTTGTATCGCACTACAACATGCGGCCCGTGGACGGCTACAATGGCCCGGCCACGACGGCCGAGTTCTACGACCTGTTTGAGGCGAACGACAAGCGCCGTGGTGTGGCCTACGACGTAGCGGGCGGCCCGGCCAACCCCGGCCGGCGCATCAACGTGGGCTTTCTGGTGGGCCAGCAGTACAACCTAACCACCGATGCCCCGCTTACCACGCGGGGTGGGGCGCCGCTGGTGTTCACCAGGGAAATCAACCTGTCTGAAACCGGCCCCGACCTCGAGGCCAAAGGCATCCGTCCGGTGAAATACCCGGTCGACTACGTGAGCGAGGGCAAGGGCGGCAACGGCTGCGAAAATGACCACGTGACGTTCCGGCTGGCCGATGTGCTGCTGATGAAAGCCGAAGCCATCATGCGGGGTGGTACGCCCACCAGCGCCGGCACCTACGGCAACACGGCTCTGGCCATCGTCAACACGCTGCGCACCCATCCTTCGCGGGGCGCTAGTGCCCTGGGCTCCCTCACGCTCGACGTGCTGCTGGCCGAGCGGGGCCGGGAGCTCTACGGTGAGTCGTGGCGGCGGCAGGATATGATCCGGTTTGGTAAGTTTCTGCAGGCCCGTAAAGACAAGCCCCAGAGCGACCCGAAGTATCTGCTTTATCCGATACCGAAAAACCAGGTGGATATCAACCGCAACATCACCCAGAACCCCGGGTACTAG